One Ignavibacterium sp. DNA segment encodes these proteins:
- the leuS gene encoding leucine--tRNA ligase: MRYPFSEIESKWQKFWEDNKTYRTDLTKTDKKLYTLVMFIYPSGAKLHIGHWYNYGPTDSWARFKKLQGYNVFEPIGYDAFGLPAEGYAIKTGIHPQDSTLKNIEDIREQLKKMGCMYDWDVELMTCAPEYYKWNQWIFLQMFKRGLAYRKNAPVNWCPKDQTVLANEQVIDGCCERCGTQVIQRNLFQWFFKITDYAEELLEGHKKIDWPEETILKQKNWIGKSEGAEVTFKIVDNDEDEIKVFTTRPDTLFGVTYVVLAPEHPLVDKITKQEFKPGIDKYRESTKLLTEIERTSTVKEKTGVPTGAFAINPVNNEKVPVWIADYALITYGTGCVMAVPAHDERDFEFAAKFNLPIRKVILQNGTNENDKLDTAFTEVGTMINSGKFNGVRSDEGIGQVINYLEENNLGKRKINYRLRDWLISRQRYWGTPIPIIHCPKCGEVPVDESELPIKLPYDVDFKLGGESPLARNEKYINVKCPKCGTDAKRDPDTMDTFVDSSWYYLRFLDPEFSDAPFDKNLANKWTPVDMYVGGKEHSVMHLLYARFFHKFLRDIGLVNSDEPFAKLVHQGVITKDGAKMSKSRGNVVNPNDFIIKYGTDVFRMYLMFMGPYDQGGDWSDKGISGVERFVMRAYELFNEYKNVNRDYHSKDQYDIASLSDNEKRVYRKVNQTLNKFNEEIEHFRFNTAIASLMELINELKVLESCSKEIQSYVLVRFAYMLAPVAPHLGEECWQIIGNERSIFENQITFGIDKDALIEDTVNIAVQVNGKLRATIPVAMNSEQDAVKPLVFADEKVTKFTSGKTIIKEIFVKNKIYNIVVK; the protein is encoded by the coding sequence ATGAGATATCCATTTTCAGAAATAGAATCCAAATGGCAAAAATTTTGGGAAGATAACAAGACTTACAGAACCGATCTTACTAAAACAGATAAAAAACTTTATACTCTTGTAATGTTCATTTATCCATCCGGTGCAAAACTTCATATCGGGCATTGGTATAATTACGGACCAACTGACAGCTGGGCAAGATTTAAAAAACTTCAGGGCTATAATGTTTTTGAACCTATCGGCTATGATGCTTTCGGATTACCTGCAGAGGGTTATGCTATTAAAACAGGAATTCATCCGCAGGATAGTACATTAAAAAATATAGAAGACATCCGTGAACAGCTTAAAAAAATGGGATGTATGTATGATTGGGATGTAGAATTAATGACCTGCGCTCCGGAATATTACAAATGGAATCAATGGATTTTTCTTCAGATGTTTAAACGCGGATTAGCTTACAGAAAAAATGCTCCTGTAAACTGGTGCCCGAAAGATCAAACTGTTTTGGCAAATGAACAGGTAATTGATGGATGTTGTGAGAGATGCGGAACACAGGTTATTCAAAGAAATCTTTTTCAATGGTTTTTTAAAATAACTGATTATGCTGAAGAACTTCTTGAAGGACATAAAAAAATTGACTGGCCTGAAGAAACAATCTTAAAACAAAAAAACTGGATAGGGAAAAGTGAAGGTGCAGAGGTTACTTTTAAGATAGTTGATAACGATGAAGATGAAATAAAAGTTTTTACTACCCGCCCTGATACTTTATTCGGTGTTACTTATGTTGTACTGGCTCCCGAGCATCCGCTTGTTGATAAAATTACAAAGCAGGAATTTAAACCAGGTATTGATAAATATCGTGAATCAACAAAGTTATTAACAGAAATTGAGCGAACTTCAACTGTAAAAGAAAAAACCGGAGTACCAACAGGTGCCTTTGCAATCAATCCTGTAAACAACGAAAAAGTTCCTGTGTGGATAGCTGACTATGCGTTAATTACTTATGGAACAGGCTGTGTTATGGCTGTGCCCGCCCACGATGAAAGAGATTTTGAGTTTGCAGCTAAGTTTAATCTTCCAATCCGCAAAGTAATTTTGCAAAACGGTACAAACGAAAATGATAAACTTGATACTGCATTTACAGAAGTCGGAACGATGATTAACTCAGGAAAATTTAATGGTGTGCGTTCTGATGAAGGAATAGGACAGGTAATAAATTATCTTGAAGAAAATAATCTTGGAAAAAGAAAAATAAATTATCGTCTGCGCGATTGGCTGATTTCAAGACAGCGTTATTGGGGAACACCAATTCCGATAATTCATTGTCCAAAGTGCGGCGAAGTTCCGGTTGATGAAAGTGAATTACCAATTAAACTTCCATATGATGTTGATTTCAAACTCGGCGGTGAATCTCCTCTTGCAAGAAACGAGAAGTACATCAATGTTAAATGCCCTAAATGCGGTACAGATGCAAAACGAGATCCAGATACGATGGATACATTTGTTGATTCATCATGGTATTATCTGAGATTTCTTGATCCTGAATTTTCTGATGCACCATTTGATAAAAACCTTGCAAACAAATGGACTCCCGTTGATATGTATGTCGGCGGAAAAGAACATTCAGTTATGCATCTTCTTTATGCAAGATTCTTTCACAAGTTTTTACGTGATATCGGTTTAGTTAACAGCGATGAACCATTTGCAAAACTTGTACATCAGGGTGTTATTACAAAAGACGGTGCTAAAATGTCCAAGTCCCGCGGTAATGTTGTTAATCCAAATGATTTTATCATTAAATATGGAACTGATGTTTTCAGAATGTACCTGATGTTTATGGGTCCTTACGATCAGGGCGGAGATTGGAGCGATAAAGGAATCTCCGGCGTTGAAAGATTTGTAATGCGGGCTTATGAACTGTTTAATGAATATAAAAATGTAAACAGAGATTATCACTCAAAAGATCAATATGATATCGCATCGCTGTCGGACAATGAGAAGAGAGTTTATAGAAAGGTAAATCAAACTTTAAATAAGTTTAATGAAGAGATAGAACATTTCAGATTCAATACTGCTATTGCTTCTTTAATGGAACTGATAAACGAACTTAAAGTTTTAGAATCTTGCAGTAAAGAAATTCAGAGTTATGTTCTTGTAAGATTTGCATATATGTTAGCACCAGTTGCACCGCATCTTGGAGAAGAATGCTGGCAGATAATCGGGAATGAAAGATCCATTTTTGAAAATCAAATTACGTTTGGAATTGATAAAGATGCATTGATTGAGGATACAGTTAACATAGCTGTTCAGGTTAATGGAAAATTGAGGGCTACAATTCCTGTTGCTATGAACAGTGAGCAGGATGCGGTTAAGCCGCTCGTTTTCGCTGATGAAAAAGTAACCAAGTTTACAAGTGGTAAAACAATAATAAAAGAGATATTCGTAAAAAATAAAATTTATAACATTGTGGTTAAATAA
- the serS gene encoding serine--tRNA ligase: protein MLDIKLIRENPEIVKQGIANKNEKNRVDELLELDKQRRDFIAHADELKSKRNTVSQQVGQMKKSGQDATEIIAQMKRVGEEIAEYDSKLRNIEEEIDTILRFIPNLPHSSVPVGKTADENVEVKQWLPKGFKFENDFKPMDHVELGKKLNILDFERGAKISGSGFPLYKGKGATLERSLINFMLDYHLQNHSYSEIFPPFLVNKESMRGTGQLPKMEEDMYHIEKDGLYPIPTAEVPVTNIHRDEILNEKDLPIKYVGYSACFRREAGSYGKESKGFLRVHQFNKVEMVKFVKPETSYNELELLVKDAEDILQALNIPYRILMLCSGDLSFSAAKCYDIETWSPAENKWLEASSCSNFEDFQARRSGIRFRNEQTKKPEFVHTLNGSGLATSRLMVSLLENYQTPEGKVIVPKILHKYTGFNVIE from the coding sequence ATGTTAGACATAAAGCTTATTCGTGAAAATCCTGAAATTGTTAAGCAAGGAATCGCGAACAAAAACGAAAAAAATCGTGTTGATGAACTTCTTGAACTTGATAAACAAAGAAGAGATTTCATTGCACACGCTGATGAACTGAAGTCAAAGCGAAACACGGTTTCTCAGCAAGTTGGACAAATGAAAAAATCCGGACAGGATGCAACAGAAATTATTGCCCAGATGAAAAGAGTCGGAGAAGAAATTGCTGAATACGACAGCAAACTCAGAAATATTGAAGAAGAGATTGATACAATATTAAGATTTATTCCAAATCTTCCGCACTCTTCTGTACCTGTTGGAAAAACCGCAGACGAAAATGTTGAGGTAAAACAATGGTTACCCAAAGGATTTAAATTTGAAAATGATTTTAAACCGATGGATCATGTTGAACTTGGGAAAAAACTTAACATACTTGATTTCGAGCGAGGTGCAAAAATCAGCGGTTCAGGATTTCCACTTTATAAAGGCAAAGGTGCAACACTTGAGCGCTCCTTAATCAACTTTATGCTTGATTATCATTTACAGAACCATAGCTATTCAGAGATCTTTCCGCCGTTTTTGGTTAACAAAGAATCAATGCGCGGAACGGGTCAACTGCCTAAGATGGAAGAAGATATGTACCACATAGAAAAAGATGGTTTGTATCCGATACCGACTGCTGAAGTTCCGGTTACAAATATTCATAGAGATGAAATATTGAATGAAAAAGATCTACCTATAAAATATGTAGGATACTCAGCCTGTTTCAGAAGAGAGGCTGGATCTTATGGAAAAGAATCAAAAGGATTTTTACGGGTTCATCAATTCAATAAAGTTGAAATGGTGAAGTTCGTTAAGCCTGAAACTTCTTACAACGAATTAGAATTACTTGTAAAAGATGCTGAAGATATTTTGCAGGCGTTAAATATTCCTTATAGAATTTTAATGCTGTGTTCAGGTGATCTTAGTTTTTCAGCAGCTAAGTGTTATGATATCGAGACCTGGTCGCCTGCAGAAAATAAATGGCTAGAAGCCTCATCCTGCAGCAACTTTGAAGATTTTCAGGCAAGAAGATCGGGTATCCGTTTCAGAAACGAGCAAACAAAAAAACCTGAATTTGTTCATACATTAAACGGCAGCGGTTTAGCAACAAGCAGATTGATGGTTTCACTTTTAGAAAACTATCAAACACCAGAGGGAAAGGTAATCGTTCCAAAAATTTTGCATAAATACACAGGATTTAATGTTATTGAATAA
- a CDS encoding ABC transporter ATP-binding protein, with protein MKNLLTLKKYFLRYKTKLFWGIAFILISNSMTVYLPILLKDAIDELQKNTTSAILLKYAALIVVTSVVGGIFRYSIRQTIIVVSREIEYDLRGDFWSHIQKLPLRYFQNNSTGNIMSHATNDINAIRSFIGPAVMYSIDTSIRLLIVVAIMMSMNFSLTVYALLPLPFLSYGVYRVGKLIHEKYVKIQENFSQLTTRAQENFSGIRVIKSYVREENEIKRWRELSKEFLRKNMNLIRIQAMITPILTVITGISIIVVIWLGGGKVISGEMSLGEIAAFVAYLSILIWPVIAFGWVMNIIQQAEASMKRLNKIFSEPYDIDDSEKTDLSIKELKGEIEFSNASFRYSDNLPKVLNNINLKIPVGSTLAIIGHTGSGKTSLINLIPRLYDVTEGEVKIDGKNVKEIPLDILRTNIAVVQQESFLFSDTVNGNISYGLREIDTDKVKEVSHIANFEKDVESFTKGYETMVGERGITFSGGQKQRASLARALATNPKILILDDSFSAVDTQTEERILKNLKEFMKNRTSIIISHRISTVKDADNIIVIHNETIAEQGTHNELVALNGIYADLHYRQLLEKELEELN; from the coding sequence ATGAAGAATCTTCTAACTCTTAAAAAATATTTTCTGAGATATAAAACCAAATTATTTTGGGGAATTGCTTTCATTCTGATATCCAATTCAATGACAGTTTATCTTCCAATTTTATTAAAAGATGCAATTGATGAACTTCAGAAAAATACAACCTCAGCTATACTGTTAAAATACGCTGCGCTAATCGTTGTAACTTCTGTTGTAGGAGGAATATTCAGATATTCAATTAGACAAACAATAATTGTTGTTTCGAGAGAAATTGAATATGACCTTCGGGGAGATTTCTGGTCACACATTCAAAAACTTCCGCTAAGATATTTCCAGAATAATTCAACCGGAAATATTATGTCGCACGCAACCAATGATATTAATGCAATCAGATCATTTATTGGTCCGGCGGTTATGTATTCCATTGATACTTCAATAAGATTATTAATTGTGGTTGCGATAATGATGTCTATGAATTTTTCCTTAACGGTATATGCACTATTGCCGCTGCCGTTTCTATCTTACGGAGTTTATCGCGTAGGTAAACTGATACACGAAAAGTATGTTAAGATTCAGGAAAATTTTTCACAGCTTACAACACGCGCACAGGAAAATTTTTCTGGTATCAGAGTAATCAAATCTTATGTAAGGGAAGAAAATGAAATAAAACGCTGGAGAGAATTAAGCAAAGAATTCTTAAGAAAGAATATGAACCTTATTCGCATTCAGGCAATGATAACACCTATTCTGACTGTTATAACAGGAATTTCAATTATTGTTGTCATCTGGCTTGGGGGCGGAAAAGTTATCAGCGGTGAAATGAGTCTGGGAGAAATTGCTGCCTTCGTAGCTTACTTATCCATACTTATCTGGCCTGTTATTGCATTCGGCTGGGTAATGAATATTATCCAACAGGCAGAAGCTAGTATGAAAAGATTAAATAAGATTTTTTCAGAACCGTATGATATTGATGATTCAGAAAAAACAGATCTTTCAATTAAAGAATTAAAAGGTGAAATAGAATTTAGTAATGCCTCTTTCAGATATTCTGATAACTTACCCAAAGTTTTAAATAATATTAATCTTAAAATTCCCGTTGGCTCCACTCTTGCAATCATTGGTCATACCGGATCAGGAAAAACAAGTCTGATAAATCTTATTCCCCGTTTATATGATGTAACTGAAGGTGAAGTAAAAATTGATGGAAAAAATGTTAAAGAAATTCCGCTTGATATTTTACGTACAAACATTGCTGTAGTTCAACAGGAATCATTTTTATTTTCTGATACTGTTAACGGTAATATTTCCTATGGTTTAAGAGAAATTGATACAGATAAAGTTAAAGAAGTAAGTCATATTGCAAACTTTGAAAAGGACGTAGAATCTTTTACCAAAGGTTACGAAACAATGGTTGGTGAAAGAGGAATTACTTTTTCAGGCGGACAAAAACAGCGGGCATCACTTGCAAGGGCACTTGCAACCAATCCAAAGATTTTAATTCTTGATGATTCTTTCTCTGCAGTTGATACTCAAACAGAGGAAAGAATACTTAAAAACCTAAAAGAGTTTATGAAAAACAGAACAAGCATAATTATCAGCCACCGTATTTCCACAGTTAAGGATGCCGATAATATTATTGTTATTCATAATGAAACTATAGCTGAACAAGGAACTCATAACGAGCTTGTTGCATTAAATGGTATTTATGCTGATTTACATTACAGACAATTATTAGAAAAAGAGCTTGAAGAATTGAATTAG